In one Colletotrichum destructivum chromosome 2, complete sequence genomic region, the following are encoded:
- a CDS encoding Putative ribosomal RNA large subunit methyltransferase K/L-like, methyltransferase, which translates to MEYLVRFSQAHESFRLPELQALADLEGIDMKVVEYSPDSPFCIITLPSPSLAPRLIARSLLTQSIHLLLASAPSHEGIHEALRPSVDSPTPTSFDWSAVSASSFKFSLDTYQTSRPHAEFVALINAFRYLPLRGPINLKTPDIELTIFEDWDLHGPAPKRVHFGRHLASGARHLSLTYDLKKRGYISTTSMDSELALVTANLAHAAPGRLFYDPFVGTGSFPIACAHFGALGFGSDIDGRSIRGAGGDRSVRGNFAQYGLLDRVGEFWTADLTNTPVRKTRWLDGIVCDPPYGVREGLRVLGCRDPEKTPWVVEAGKQRYKSGDFIAPKKPYSFLVMLDDILQFASDTLVDGGRLSFWMPTANDEDQEIPTPQHPRLEIVVTCVQPFNKWSRRLITYRRIPDSQVDPEKLAAYKRTFVAGTTADELNPFRKGYFTKFEKEEA; encoded by the exons ATGGAGTACCTCGTCCGCTTCTCGCAGGCCCACGAGTCCTTCCGGCTCCCGGAGTTgcaggccctcgccgacctggaGGGGATCGACATGAAGGTGGTCGAGTACAGCCCTGAT TCCCCCTTCTGCATAATTACCCTCccgtccccctccctcgcccctCGTCTCATCGCCCGCTCCCTTCTCACACAGTCGAtccacctcctccttgcctcggcgccctctcACGAAGGCATCCACGAGGCCCTCAGGCCATCCGTCGACtccccgacgccgacctcctTCGACTGGTCTgccgtctcggcctcctccttcaaGTTCTCCCTCGATACCTACCAGACCTCCCGCCCGCACGCTGAGTTCGTCGCCCTCATCAACGCCTTCCGCTACCTGCCCCTCCGCGGGCCCATCAACCTCAAGACGCCCGACATCGAGCTCACAATCTTCGAGGACTGGGACCTCCACGGCCCGGCCCCGAAGCGCGTCCACTTCGGCCGTCACCTCGCCTCTGGCGCCCGCCACCTGTCTCTCACCTACGACCTCAAGAAGCGGGGGTACATCAGCACCACCTCCATGGACTCGGAGCTCGCCCTTGTCACCGCGAACCTCGCCCACGCCGCGCCCGGCAGGCTCTTCTACGACCCCTTCGTCGGCACAGGCTCCTTCCCCATCGCCTGCGCCCActtcggcgccctcggcttcggcagcgACATCGACGGCCGCAGCatccgcggcgccggcggggacCGCAGCGTCAGGGGCAACTTTGCGCAGTACGGCCTGCTGGACCGCGTCGGTGAGTTCTGGACCGCCGACCTGACCAACACCCCCGTCAGGAAGACCCGGTGGCTCGACGGCATCGTGTGCGATCCGCCGTACGGCGTGAGGGAGGGTCTGCGCGTGTTGGGGTGCAGGGATCCGGAGAAGACGCCGtgggtcgtcgaggccgggaagCAGCGGTACAA ATCGGGAGACTTCATCGCCCCGAAGAAACCGTACAGCTTTCTCGTCAtgctcgacgacatcctccaGTTCGCCTCCGAcaccctcgtcgacggcggccgcctctCCTTCTGGATGCCcaccgccaacgacgaggaccagGAGATCCCCACGCCGCAACACCCTCGCCTCGAGATCGTCGTCACGTGTGTGCAGCCCTTCAACAAAT GGTCTCGGAGACTCATCACATACCGGCGCATCCCCGACAGCCAGGTTGATCCAGAGAAGCTGGCCGCCTATAAGCGCACATTCGTAGCGGGAACAACGGCAGATGAGCTGAACCCTTTCCGAAAGGGTTACTTCACCAAATTCGAAAAAGAGGAAGCCTAG
- a CDS encoding Putative ribonuclease P protein subunit Rpp40, with protein sequence MLSFPTPSVYQASKCFVTYGTMAHVEPKQLPTKGKPWAPILGQGFNHKVELILPQECYELVRQKLVKELAAPTFHRVIMTLGQVLDGAFFNEYIKRGNILMLSEGRTTVENVFSLHEGLLTMYLDKETYERAGLVGKPHGVKGKRGLKPRWVVSYQLRDPSMLHGKKGFDRLAYACKNVLNTPVTWLFCNAATTTPSPDPLDPYFPTRYTCEPALVPGMQVKTAPLAIPADMIQNGDRLALEDFSTETYEWLSLIRLQSPRVESGDTVDPYLSRYQVPGSLDAEAGAGAAAHLNVCKITWQGFFTSDWVRSVLIHALVALPSRTWLSLSATSFSKGMAGDSPEIAFLRPPESPGHYLFWEIKSDD encoded by the exons ATGTTGTCGTTCCCAACACCCAGCGTCTACCAGGCGTCGAAATGCTTCGTCACCTACGGCACCATGGCCCACGTCGAGCCGAAGCAGCTGCCCACCAAGGGGAAGCCGTGGGCGCCCATCCTGGGCCAGGGATTCAACCACAAG GTTGAACTCATCCTGCCTCAGGAGTGTTATGAGTTGGTCCGACAGAAGCTTGTCAAGGAActcgcggcgccgacgttcCACCGCGTCATCATGACCCTCGGCCAGGTGCTGGACGGTGCATTTTTCAACGAGTACATCAAGAGAG GCAACATCCTCATGCTCTCGGAGGGCAGGACGACCGTCGAAAACGTCTTCTCCCTCCACGAGGGCCTGCTTACAATGTACCTCGACAAAGAGACGTACGAGCGGGCCGGCTTGGTGGGCAAGCCTCACGGCGTCAAGGGGAAGAGAGGCCTCAAGCCGAGATGGG TTGTGAGCTACCAGCTCCGAGACCCGTCGATGCTTCACGGCAAAAAGGGGTTCGACAGACTCGCCTATGCATGCAAAAATGTTCTCAACACGCCCGTAACGTGGTTGTTCTGCAACGCCGCGACTACCA CTCCCTCGCCAGACCCCCTGGATCCGTATTTCCCAACACGATACACCTGCGAGCCCGCCCTCGTGCCCGGCATGCAGGTCAAGACGGCGCCGCTGGCGATCCCTGCCGACATGATTCAGAACGGCGACAGGCTCGCCCTCGAAGACTTTTCCACAGAGACGTACGAATGGCTGTCCCTGATCCGTCTGCAGAGCCCCCGCGTCGAGTCCGGAGACACTGTCGACCCCTATCTCTCGCGCTACCAGGTCCCAggcagcctcgacgccgaagccggcgctggcgccgcAGCGCACTTGAACGTCTGTAAGATCACGTGGCAGGGCTTCTTCACCTCAGACTGGGTTCGGAGCGTCCTTATCcatgccctcgtcgccctgccgTCGCGGACCTGGCTCTCCCTCAGCGCAACGTCCTTTTCCAAGGGCATGGCCGGCGATAGCCCCGAAATCGCGTTCCTCCGGCCGCCCGAGTCCCCCGGGCATTACCTGTTTTGGGAAATCAAGAGCGACGATTAA
- a CDS encoding Putative ankyrin repeat-containing domain superfamily — MASNPYLLAADNPAALLTLLRENPAIAAGQDEHGYSLVHAAASYNHLDLLRALVREFGVNVDLRDEDEETALFVVETVEAAKCLVEELGADINAKGADGITASQKIEGEADYPEVAQYLNGIESQRNAAAAAAAAAEGGDQTTAAQTTAASDTAAPPVDMPPVPEGLAVTLGTMDQADEVPDEVDPEFKRRIEQLAEREDFHTDEGQAELRRLIEDAILDQGLGDERSVRQKQG; from the coding sequence ATGGCCTCCAACCCctacctcctcgccgccgacaacccCGCGGCCCTGCTCACGCTCCTGCGCGAGaaccccgccatcgccgcggGCCAGGACGAGCACGGATACTCTCtcgtccacgccgccgcgagctACAACCACCTCGATCTCTTGCGCGCTCTGGTCCGGGAGTTCGGCGTCAATGTCGACCTgagggacgaggacgaggagacggccctgttcgtcgtcgagacCGTCGAGGCGGCAAAGTgccttgtcgaggagctgggcgCCGACATCAACGCCAAGGGTGCCGACGGCATCACCGCCAGCCAGAAgatcgagggcgaggccgactACCCCGAAGTCGCACAGTACCTCAACGGCATCGAGTCCCAACGAaatgccgctgccgccgctgctgccgccgccgagggtgGTGACCAAACCACCGCAGCCCAAACCACCGCAGCGTCCGACACTGCCGCACCGCCCGTCGACATGCCGCCCGTCCCTGAGGGTCTCGCTGTGACACTCGGCACCATGGAtcaggccgacgaggtccccgacgaggtcgacccCGAGTTCAAGCGCCGGATAGAACAGCTGGCCGAGAGAGAAGACTTCCACACGGACGAGGGCCAGGCCGAGCTGCGCCGCCtcatcgaggacgccatcctcgaccagggcctgggcgacgagCGTAGCGTGCGTCAGAAGCAGGGTTAA
- a CDS encoding uncharacterized protein (Putative tRNA ligase Trl1, fungi, tRNA ligase, phosphodiesterase, tRNA ligase, kinase domain, fungi) encodes MFIARRAPIFFASRPSLLPFSTTNTRLFSAAMATATTAEAAPLPKAPYVPQDVEKVASMVRALDGAKKLSKSKAGGFSCKKTSFDVKTSQDGVVVDSWKMQEWDYKKKDLPTYARGLFTTKNRGNEPEIVVRGYDKFFNVGEVPETKWENILTRTRGPYELTLKENGCIIFVSGLEDGTLLVCSKHSTGERGDSDISHAIAGERMIEKQLAALGKTKEDLARELRDRNATAVAELCDDAFEEHILEYGPDKAGLYIHGINLNLPEFVTYPSTLVQSFGDAWGFRQVGLITMHDVNEVKAFLEQVAETGAYGDRDVEGFVIRCKESHDPASAPYRDWFFKYKFEEPYLMYRQWRECTKAMITGKPPRYKKHIKITEEYLLYARRRLQADKDLAKLYQQNHGIIALRNDFLAFKNIKGADAANLELSDVSAAATVRPEVARDVILVPIATIGCGKTTIAVALQHLFGWGHVQNDNISGKGRPPRFTKAVLDLLRDVPVVVADRNNAQKHERRQILTDVKVQHQTARLVALYFAHDDGNLDEVRRVTQERVLARGDNHQTIHAATDAEKFLGVMEGFVTRFEPVVPFSPPDDGFDNIIHLDPTAGSRENLEKVIAGLHAMYPNLVPEVPPAERLDEAIRSAFDEYKPEFKHNIPDRGPRKDRPVGAAAHNQPGGKPKKKKPLEYMSVDVPANEVRGVLDGAFNKAGMPTSRFYKQLFQTRRVQPKFHVTLMHRASSKDNSELWSKYLAIHAEAEKAAGGNQEAASAQALGECAVELERAVFDDRVMAIVVRLVDPSGQWQCTNNVAHITVGTRDESVKPKESNELLARWLDKGTGADTGIDEVVFDTKPVLQGTVRGVLSR; translated from the exons atGTTCATCGCCCGCCGGGCAcccatcttcttcgcttCTAGACCATCTCTACTCCCTTTCTCAACCACAAATACCCGCCTCTTCTCCGCAGCCAtggcaacagcaacaacagcagagGCAGCGCCCTTGCCCAAGGCCCCCTATGTTCCCCAGGACGTCGAAAAGGTCGCCAGCATGGTGCGCGCGCTTGACGGCGCAAAGAAGCTCAGCAAGTCCAAGGCGGGCGGCTTCTCCTGCAAGAAGACGTCGTTCGACGTAAAGACGTCccaggacggcgtcgtcgtcgactcgtGGAAGATGCAGGAGTGGGACTACAAGAAGAAAGACCTGCCCACCTACGCCCGCGGCCTCTTTACAACAAAGAACCGGGGCAACGAGCCCGAGATCGTCGTGCGTGGCTACGACAAGTTCTtcaacgtcggcgaggtcccCGAAACAAAGTGGGAGAACATACTCACGCGCACGAGGGGGCCGTACGAGCTCACCCTCAAGGAGAACGGCTGCATCATCTTCGTCTCGGGCCTTGAGGACGGCACCCTGCTCGTCTGCAGCAAGCACTCGACCGGTGAGAGAGGCGACTCCGACATCAGCCACGCCATCGCTGGAGAGCGCATGATCGAGAAGCAGCTGGCCGCCCTGGGCAAGACCAAAGAGGACCTCGCCAGGGAGCTGCGCGACCGcaacgccaccgccgtcgccgagctctGTGACGACGCCTTCGAAGAGCACATCCTCGAGTACGGTCCGGACAAGGCTGGCCTGTACATCCACGGCATCAACCTCAACCTCCCCGAGTTCGTCACCTACCCTAGCACCCTGGTTCAGTCCTTCGGCGACGCCTGGGGCTTCCGCCAGGTCGGCCTCATCACCATGCACGACGTCAACGAGGTCAAGGCCTTCCTCGAGCAGGTTGCCGAGACGGGCGCCTACGGCGaccgcgacgtcgagggtTTCGTCATCCGCTGCAAGGAGAGCCACgacccggcctcggcccctTACCGCGACTGGTTCTTCAAGTACAAGTTCGAGGAGCCCTACCTCATGTACCGCCAGTGGAGAGAGTGCACCAAGGCCATGATCACGGGCAAGCCACCGCGCTACAAGAAGCACATCAAGATCACCGAGGAGTACCTCCTCtacgcccgccgccgcctccaggCCGACAAGGACCTCGCCAAGCTCTACCAGCAGAACcacggcatcatcgccctGCGCAACGACTTCCTCGCCTTCAAGAATatcaagggcgccgacgccgccaacctCGAGCTCTCGGACgtgtccgccgccgccaccgtccgcCCCGAAGTCGCCCGGGACGTCATCCTCGTGCCCATCGCCACTATCGGCTGCGGCAAGaccaccatcgccgtcgccctgcAGCACCTCTTCGGCTGGGGTCACGTCCAGAACGACAACATCTCGGGCAAGGGCCGCCCGCCGCGATTCACAAAGGCCGTTCTCGACCTGCTCCGCGACGTtcctgtcgtcgtcgctgacCGTAACAACGCCCAGAAGCACGAGCGCCGTCAGATCCTCACCGACGTCAAGGTCCAGCACCAGACGgcccgcctcgtcgccctctaCTTCGCCCACGACGATGGCAACCTTGACGAGGTCCGCCGCGTCACCCAGGAGCGCGTCCTCGCCCGCGGCGACAACCACCAGACCATccacgccgccaccgacgccgagaagtTCCTCGGCGTCATGGAGGGCTTCGTCACCCGATTCGAACCCGTCGTTCCCTTCTCCCCGCCTGACGACGGCTTCGACAACATTATTCACCTCGACCCCACCGCCGGCAGCCGCGAGAACCTCGAAAAAgtcatcgccggccttcACGCCATGTACCCGAACCTCGTTCCCGAGGTACCCCCAGCCGagcgcctcgacgaggccatccgCTCCGCCTTTGACGAGTACAAGCCCGAGTTCAAGCACAACATCCCCGACCGCGGCCCGCGCAAGGACAGGCCCGTgggggccgccgcccacaACCAGCCGGGCggcaagcccaagaagaagaagcccctCGAGTACATGTCTGTCGACGTCCCCGCCAACGAGGTCCGCGGcgtgctcgacggcgccttcAACAAGGCTGGAATGCCCACCTCGCGCTTCTACAAGCAGCTCTTCCAGACCCGCCGCGTTCAGCCAAAATTCCACGTCACCCTGATGCACCGTGCCAGCTCTAAAGATAACTCGGAGTTGTGGTCCAAGTACCTAGCCATCCACGCCGAGGCAGAaaaggcggccggcggcaaccAGGAGGCCGCCAGCGCCCAAGCCCTGGGCGAGTGCGCTGTCGAGCTTGAGAGA GCTGTCTTCGATGACCGTGTCATGGCCATCGTCGtgcgcctcgtcgacccctCGGGTCAGTGGCAGTG